One Candidatus Nitrotoga arctica genomic window, ACGGCCCTTGTTCGCAGAGAGCGTTTTTCGCGCGGTGGTCACAGTCGTGACCAGATAGCGACACACGACTCTTTGCTTCGCCCTTGAGAATCAAGACGTCCCCTGTGGCCGCGTCCAAGCCAAATGCAAGCACATCCTCTCCTCGCATGGACATATTGCGATGAACTTTCCACCGCAAGCGTTGCCACCGTACGTGAAAGCCGTAAATTCACCTACAGGGCGTTCTCAATCAGACCAACCAATTGATAGCTGACAGGAGGCTCAGGCTCAACATTGCCGTTGGTGGCTTGGCTTTGCCTTAATAATGGAGAACTCCATTTTGCCGGGTTCAGCCAAGTCAGCAGTGATTGACGCTCCTTGGCTTAATCGGTTAAGCTGGTTATTTTGCAGCGACTGCTACAGGACGTTGCATCAATGTCAGGAGTTGAAATAATGCGATCATTCAAACCTTCAAAGTTGCTGGTCGGCCTGCTGCTAGGCCTCGCCGGTGCCGCTCAAGCCCAACAACCCAGCGCACTTGAGGAGCAGGCTTACAGCCGCGCTGCCGCTGTGGAACCGAAGCTGATTAAATGGCGCCGCGATATTCACCAACATCCAGAATTGAGCGAACAGGAAACGCGCACCTCCAAACTGGTGGCTGACCACCTGCGCAAGCTCGGCATGGAGGTTCACACTGGTATCGCTCGCACCGGCGTGGTGGGCATACTCACGGGTGGCAAGCCTGGGCCTACCGTGGCACTACGCGCCGACATGGACGCGCTGCCGGTCAAGGAACCGGGAACCCTGCCGTTCGCCTCTAAAGCTCGCGGCATGTATCAGGGCAAAGAAGTGGACGTTATGCACGCCTGCGGTCACGATGCTCACACCGCCATGCTGATGGCCACCGCTGAAGTACTGGCTGGTATGCGCGAGAAACTGCCTGGCAAGGTGATGTTCATCTTCCAGCCGGCGGAAGAGGGATCGAGTCTGGTCATGCCAGGCCAGAACAAACTTTGGGGTGCGCAACAGATGCTGAAAGAGGGAATGTTCGACAAACTCAAACCCGATGCCGTGTTTGCTGTACATGTCATGCCTGGGCGCTCAGGTGAGCTTAGCTGGCGCACCGGCGCGACCACTGCTAGCAGCGATGACCTGCATATCACCATCACCGGCAAGCAGGGCCATGGCGGCATGCCTTGGAACACCATCGACCCGGTAGTGACTGCAGCCCAAGTGCTCACCGGCCTGCAGACTGTGGTGAGCCGCCGGACCAATCTGACGCAGTCGCCAGCGGTGGTCACTGTCGGCATGATCCAGGGCGGCAGCGCCCCCAACATTGTCCCGGCTCAAGTACAAATGGCAGGCACCATTCGTACCTACGACGAGAAGGTCCGAGCGCAGGTCGGCCGCGACGTGAAACTCAGCGCCGAGAAGATCGCCGAAAGCGCGGGGGCCAAGGCTGAGGTTTCGGTGGTGCCGGCTTACGGCACCACGATGAACGACGAAAAGCTCGCGGCGCAAATGGCTCCCGTGCTTGACCGGGCGGCCTCGGGCAAGGTGGCTACTAGCCCGCTGGTCGGTGCCTCCGAGGACTTCTCCTTCTTCGCCAGTCAAGTGCCCGGCCTATACTTCTTCCTTGGCGTAACTCCAGATGGCCAAGACCCGGCGACCGCCGCGCCTAACCATAATCCGAATTTCTTTGTGGATGAAAGCGCGCTAGTCGTCGGAACACGGGCGCTGTCAGGGGTGACTATCCAGTTTCTGGAGACAGGGAAGAAGGGTGGATAGTCGCGAGCGCTCAATTGCGCTTGGTACTCTCTGTTTCACCTCTCACCTCCGTTTCAAGTTTAACAAAACGTTGGTGTCCACTTTCCCCAGCCTACCTCACCCTTCTATCTCCTATATTACTGACTTATGAGTAATTGGTTCAACTTAACGATCCAGATCCAATGGACTCTCACCAACCAAAACCGTTCACTTGGATACGCCTGACGAAACGACATCCATCGCCGTTTGGATGAATGCCTGCACCTTGGGCGATGCATATTTTCGGCTCGGGTAGACGAAATAGAACGCGCCTGCCCCCATCGATTTCCATTGCGGAAGAACGGGTACAAGCGTGCCGGCTTCTACCGCATCTGCGGACAGGAAGTCAGGCAGCCAGCTGATTCCTTCGCCAAGAATGGTCAGTGCTTTGATGGTTTCGAGATCGTCGGCTAGGATGCGGCTGACGACCGGTACATCTACTTCTGACTTGCCGTTCGTGAGCTGCAGTACGTCGACTCCCTTACGCCCGACGAACGACGCCTTGACCAATTCCTTGGGATGAGTGAACTTGCCGAATCCTTGGATATAGGCCGGGGAAGCCCAAAGATTGGCGCGCAAGTCAATAAAGCGTTTCGCGATCATTGACGAGTCTTTCAGCATGCCGGCACGGATAGCTAAATCAACGCCTTCTCCGACCAGATCGGTTACCCGGTTTGAAATCAGCAACTCAATGGTGATCTCAGGATACTTCGCCAGATAGGCACGCGTAATGCGAGGAAGCACCATATGCCCTATATCGACAGGGGCGGTGACTTTGAGTACGCCAGTCGGCTTGCCTTGCGACGATAGCAGGGCAGCCTCCCCGAGTTCTACTTCCCGAACGGCATTCGCGCAATGATGAAAGTATTTCTCACCAGCTTCCGTCACATGCAATTTACGAGTGGTGCGGTGGATCAGGTTCACCCCCAGTCGTTTTTCCAGCGCGGCAAGCTTAGCGCTGACCGTCGTCTTGGGCATGTTCAGCAGTCTTGCCGCATTGGAAAGACTACCTGATTCCACGACTTTCACGAATACAGCAATTGCATCGAGATCCATATGATTGTCCAAAATTATGCACAGTGATTCCAAACTTTACCATCTAGTGCATGATCAAACAAACGCCTATAGTACTTCCATCAACACGCGCATCAAGGAAATCGGTCTAATGCGTAGTAGCGTTGAAGGCAACTCATATAACAAGGAGCAGTCATGAAACAGAAAATAGCTATCATCGGAACTGGAAACGTCGGCAGCGCCCTCAAAAAGGGCCTTACACGAGCTGGATATGAAGTTCGATCCACCAAGAAAGATCAAGTCGTTGCGGACGCTTCCTGGGCCGATGTCATCATGCTTGCAGTCCCATTTGGTGCGATCCAGGATGTGGCGAGCGAGTTGAAAACGGCAGCTGACGGCAAAACTGTCGTAGACGTGACCAATGCGCTAACGCCAGATATGCAGCTTGCTATCGGATTTACGACGAGCGGCGCCGAGGAACTGCAAAAAACGCTTCCACGCGCGCATGTGGTCAAGAGCTTCAATACCGTCTTTGCTCAGCACATGAGCGAAGGATCAGTTGCAGGGCAACAGCTAAGCGTGTTCGCCGCGGGGGATGACGAAGCGGCACGCAAGGCGGTACTTGAATTGGGTAAAGCGATCGGTTTTGACGCGATTGATGGTGGGCCATTGCAAAACGCCCGGAGCTTGGAAGCACTCGGCTACTTCAATATCCAACTTGGCTATGTGCTCGGCAACGGGACGAACATCGGCTTCAAGCTGGTGCATTGAAAAGAGAGTAACGGTGCTTGCGCAGAGGCGTAACAAGCACCGACTACTCGATAGAACTAAAGAAAAATCATCATTTACGGAGCGAATCATGAAACTCGAACAGAAATTTATTAATACGTGGTCTCCACGTCTATTGGCCGTGTTACGCATTGTGACAGGTCTCCTTTTTCTCGAGCATGGAACCGCCAAGCTTCTAGGTTTGCCGCACGTCGCCATGTTTGACGGATTGCAGCTGCTTTCCCTTATGGGACTGGCAGGAGTATTAGAACTGGGCGGAGGTTTGCTGATTGTTCTGGGGCTATTTACGAGGCCGGTTGCTTTCATTTTATCTGGCATGATGGCGGTGGCCTATTTCATGGCCCATGCCCCGCAAGCGTTTTTGCCGCTTGTGAATCAAGGCGAACTTGCGGTGCTGTATTGCTTCGTTTTCCTCTACCTGTTCATTGCTGGCCCTGGCGCGTTTAGCATTGATTCAGCGCACAAAAGTACATAGGAGATACTCATGACTAAGATGCCCGTTTACTTTTTGTCTCATGGTGGTGGCCCCTGGCCCTATGTCGAAAGCATGAGACAGCAGTTCTCCAAGACTGAACGCGAGTTTAAGGCGCTTCCAAATCGTCTGCCGGCAACGCCAAAAGCAGTGTTAGTGATTACCGGCCACTGGGAAGCGGAACAATTCACCGTTTCGACGGCAGAGCGTCCGCCCATGGTTTACGACTACTCTGGATTCCCTGAGCACACTTATCACATACAGTACCCTGCGCCGGGCTCGCCAGAGCTCGCTTCAAGAGTGAAAAGTTTATTGTCGAATGCCGGCATTTCGGCAAAGGAAGACTCCGGCCGTGGTTTTGATCATGGGACATTTGTTCCACTTGCACTAATGTACCCGAACGCAGATGTGCCGATTGTCATGTTATCGCTTAAATCTGATTATGACCCGCAGGAACATATTCGCGTTGGTCAGGCGCTTCTGCCTTTGCGTGACGAGGGTGTGCTGATTATCGGCAGTGGCTTGACCTACCACAACATGCGAGGTTTCGGCCGAGATGAATCCACGCCGATTGCCGAAGCATTTGAAAACTACCTGAACAATGCGATTGAACAAAGCGATGCTAAGGTAAGAAATGCCATGCTGGCGAAATGGGAAACCATACCGGGTGCACGATTGGCACACCCGCGTGAAGACCACTTGATTCCGCTCATGGTCGTTGCCGGCGCGGCG contains:
- a CDS encoding LysR family transcriptional regulator; the encoded protein is MDLDAIAVFVKVVESGSLSNAARLLNMPKTTVSAKLAALEKRLGVNLIHRTTRKLHVTEAGEKYFHHCANAVREVELGEAALLSSQGKPTGVLKVTAPVDIGHMVLPRITRAYLAKYPEITIELLISNRVTDLVGEGVDLAIRAGMLKDSSMIAKRFIDLRANLWASPAYIQGFGKFTHPKELVKASFVGRKGVDVLQLTNGKSEVDVPVVSRILADDLETIKALTILGEGISWLPDFLSADAVEAGTLVPVLPQWKSMGAGAFYFVYPSRKYASPKVQAFIQTAMDVVSSGVSK
- a CDS encoding NADPH-dependent F420 reductase, encoding MKQKIAIIGTGNVGSALKKGLTRAGYEVRSTKKDQVVADASWADVIMLAVPFGAIQDVASELKTAADGKTVVDVTNALTPDMQLAIGFTTSGAEELQKTLPRAHVVKSFNTVFAQHMSEGSVAGQQLSVFAAGDDEAARKAVLELGKAIGFDAIDGGPLQNARSLEALGYFNIQLGYVLGNGTNIGFKLVH
- a CDS encoding amidohydrolase; amino-acid sequence: MRSFKPSKLLVGLLLGLAGAAQAQQPSALEEQAYSRAAAVEPKLIKWRRDIHQHPELSEQETRTSKLVADHLRKLGMEVHTGIARTGVVGILTGGKPGPTVALRADMDALPVKEPGTLPFASKARGMYQGKEVDVMHACGHDAHTAMLMATAEVLAGMREKLPGKVMFIFQPAEEGSSLVMPGQNKLWGAQQMLKEGMFDKLKPDAVFAVHVMPGRSGELSWRTGATTASSDDLHITITGKQGHGGMPWNTIDPVVTAAQVLTGLQTVVSRRTNLTQSPAVVTVGMIQGGSAPNIVPAQVQMAGTIRTYDEKVRAQVGRDVKLSAEKIAESAGAKAEVSVVPAYGTTMNDEKLAAQMAPVLDRAASGKVATSPLVGASEDFSFFASQVPGLYFFLGVTPDGQDPATAAPNHNPNFFVDESALVVGTRALSGVTIQFLETGKKGG
- a CDS encoding DODA-type extradiol aromatic ring-opening family dioxygenase produces the protein MTKMPVYFLSHGGGPWPYVESMRQQFSKTEREFKALPNRLPATPKAVLVITGHWEAEQFTVSTAERPPMVYDYSGFPEHTYHIQYPAPGSPELASRVKSLLSNAGISAKEDSGRGFDHGTFVPLALMYPNADVPIVMLSLKSDYDPQEHIRVGQALLPLRDEGVLIIGSGLTYHNMRGFGRDESTPIAEAFENYLNNAIEQSDAKVRNAMLAKWETIPGARLAHPREDHLIPLMVVAGAAGNDIGRPVFVDHVMKVPMASYEFGRGA
- a CDS encoding DoxX family protein, which translates into the protein MKLEQKFINTWSPRLLAVLRIVTGLLFLEHGTAKLLGLPHVAMFDGLQLLSLMGLAGVLELGGGLLIVLGLFTRPVAFILSGMMAVAYFMAHAPQAFLPLVNQGELAVLYCFVFLYLFIAGPGAFSIDSAHKST